One Fulvia fulva chromosome 8, complete sequence DNA window includes the following coding sequences:
- a CDS encoding S-adenosyl-L-methionine-dependent tRNA 4-demethylwyosine synthase: MDPERLLQLPGELLFLWHTHRAEVLLGAAVVIGLLRLAIQWRGRKSKIALTPPLGSPIDEKKQTFAVEHSREVSKEPVIADKVEPAVASKGPRRIKGKRIPRPKQDTGPAIEQIQPYVFYFSLGGSTREHATKLVEALSAKDDSQRILQPALHDLTEIDYEDYFVSPPKTSSPSTANFYMILIPGYNIDTELSNFLSHLEETHHDFRIDTAPLSGLAGYSVFGFGDQSEWPTERDGYCQQAIEVDKWMARLTGRKRAFPLGMRDVKADELEERLTDWRRGVQSVMQDLSQGKGLGEGVAGSGDAVESDDEDAVEYEDDETLVGKPRKNRKVGDDLEDMKAPIPVDFTTAGKSASTLQTPKEMVPKTSPTYTNLTKQGYTIVGSHSGVKICRWTKSALRGRGSCYKYSFYGINSHLCMEATPSLSCSNKCVFCWRHGTNPVGTTWRWQVDPPDLIFDGMKEGHYQKIKMMRGVPGVRSERFSEAMRIRHCALSLVGEPIFYPHINELLAMLHNEHISSFLVCNAQHPDQLAALGPVTQLYVSIDASNKESLRKIDRPLHRDFWERFIRCMDILREKRFTHRTVFRLTLVKGFNIEEEAAGYADLVERALPGFVEVKGVTYCGTSTAAGAGLSMQNVPFYKEVQKFVLALEAELNRRGLQYGIGAEHAHSCCILLADRTRFNKDGRWHTTIDYPAFFKCVESGKPFSPEDYIGAPTHEWALWGNGGFDPRDERVDRKGKPKEVKAVEYPPGSVPGSMVMEI, encoded by the coding sequence CGAACGACTCCTACAGCTGCCGGGGGAGCTATTGTTCCTTTGGCATACCCACAGAGCTGAGGTACTGCTAGGAGCTGCGGTCGTCATTGGGCTTCTGCGTCTCGCGATACAATGGCGAGGGAGAAAGTCCAAGATCGCATTGACTCCACCATTGGGCTCGCCGATCGACGAGAAGAAGCAGACATTTGCTGTGGAGCATAGCAGGGAAGTGTCCAAAGAGCCGGTCATAGCAGATAAAGTAGAGCCTGCGGTAGCATCGAAAGGACCCCGCCGAATCAAAGGGAAACGCATCCCACGACCGAAGCAAGATACTGGCCCCGCGATCGAGCAGATACAGCCATACGTCTTCTACTTCAGCCTGGGAGGCTCGACACGAGAACATGCGACCAAGCTTGTTGAGGCACTATCGGCCAAGGATGACAGCCAGCGAATCCTGCAGCCAGCACTCCACGACTTGACTGAGATCGATTACGAAGACTACTTTGTCTCCCCACCGAAGACCTCTTCCCCAAGTACTGCGAACTTCTACATGATCCTGATACCCGGGTACAATATCGATACAGAGCTGTCGAACTTCCTGTCCCATCTGGAAGAGACACATCATGACTTCAGGATCGACACAGCCCCGTTGTCAGGTCTGGCAGGATACAGCGTGTTTGGCTTCGGAGATCAGTCAGAGTGGCCTACAGAACGAGATGGATACTGCCAGCAGGCAATTGAAGTCGATAAGTGGATGGCAAGGTTGACAGGACGAAAGAGAGCTTTCCCACTGGGCATGAGAGACGTCAAAGCCGATGAGCTGGAAGAAAGACTGACAGATTGGAGAAGAGGAGTTCAGAGCGTCATGCAGGACCTGAGCCAAGGTAAAGGTCTCGGTGAAGGTGTAGCGGGCAGTGGAGACGCTGTTGAGAGCGACGATGAGGATGCTGTCGAGTATGAAGATGACGAAACATTGGTTGGAAAGCCTCGCAAGAACAGGAAAGTAGGCGATGACCTGGAAGACATGAAGGCACCTATACCTGTGGACTTCACGACCGCTGGAAAGTCTGCATCCACCTTACAGACACCGAAGGAAATGGTACCCAAGACATCACCCACCTACACCAACCTAACAAAGCAAGGCTACACCATCGTCGGCTCCCACTCGGGCGTCAAGATCTGTCGCTGGACGAAGTCAGCCCTCCGAGGTCGCGGGTCGTGCTATAAGTACTCCTTCTACGGCATCAACTCCCACCTCTGCATGGAAGCCACACCATCGCTAAGCTGCAGCAACAAATGTGTCTTCTGCTGGCGACACGGCACAAATCCGGTTGGTACTACATGGCGATGGCAGGTCGATCCTCCAGATCTCATCTTCGATGGCATGAAAGAAGGTCATTATCAGAAAATCAAGATGATGCGAGGCGTACCTGGCGTGAGGAGCGAGCGCTTCTCCGAAGCTATGAGGATACGGCATTGCGCTTTGAGTCTTGTAGGAGAGCCGATCTTCTACCCTCACATCAACGAATTGCTAGCAATGCTACACAACGAGCATATCAGCTCCTTCCTGGTTTGTAATGCACAACACCCAGACCAACTCGCAGCACTCGGACCCGTTACACAACTCTACGTCTCAATCGACGCCTCAAACAAAGAATCCCTCCGCAAGATCGATCGCCCTCTCCACCGCGACTTTTGGGAACGCTTCATCCGCTGTATGGACATCCTCCGCGAGAAGCGTTTTACTCACCGCACCGTCTTCCGCCTCACCTTAGTGAAAGGTTTCAACATCGAAGAGGAAGCAGCTGGCTACGCCGATCTCGTCGAACGTGCCCTTCCCGGCTTTGTCGAAGTCAAAGGCGTGACGTATTGCGGCACGAGTACTGCAGCCGGCGCTGGTCTTAGTATGCAGAATGTTCCTTTCTACAAAGAGGTGCAAAAGTTCGTTCTTGCACTCGAAGCTGAACTAAATCGACGAGGCCTCCAGTACGGCATTGGGGCTGAGCATGCGCATTCTTGCTGCATCTTGTTGGCGGATCGGACGAGGTTCAACAAGGATGGCAGGTGGCATACGACGATTGACTATCCCGCGTTCTTCAAATGTGTCGAGAGCGGCAAGCCGTTCTCACCGGAGGACTACATCGGCGCGCCGACACATGAGTGGGCACTTTGGGGTAATGGTGGGTTTGATCCCAGAGACGAAAGAGTTGATAGAAAGGGGAAGCCGAAGGAAGTGAAGGCTGTGGAGTATCCTCCTGGCAGTGTCCCTGGGTCAATGGTGATGGAGATATGA